GAGAGCTTAGATAAGTGTAAAGCAACATTTCTTTCTAAATAATAATTGCAGTTGGAGCTTACATTACCAAACTGACCAACAGGGTTGACTTCCAAAAAGACAAACTCATCTTCAGGGCTGACAATAATATCTATAGAGCCGGTTTTGAGCGATAATTGTCTCATCAGCTGATCTATTTTAACCGCAATTTCTTCTGGTAAACGATAAGGAAGAGCACGATTAGGCCTCTGGAAGTTGTAGTGCCGCATGTCTACACTTGTCTGTGTATCCTGCTGACTTAGAATAGCCATCGTATAGCAGGTACCACGTAGGTAAAATATGCGCAGTTCATATTTCTTTTCAATATATTCTACAAACAATCCTGGTAAAAAGGAATCGGGTAAACGGTCAATATCCTCCTGTTCAAAGACATCGGTATACTGCATATACGCGACCTCATCTTCATTTAAAGAGATGCCATCTCCGATTGGCTTGGTAACAATTTTTCCATGTTTTAGAGCGAAGTCCTGTACCTGCCGGCGAGTATTAAAAACACCGAACGAAGGAATTTTAAGCCCTGCATTCTCTGCAATACACATCACATCCAGGCGATTTGAATCGGCATTTAAACTGCTGCTTAGGTTAGGTAGCTCCAGTAACCTGTTATGGATCAGTTGAGTGATGCTGTTGAGTTCCCTTTTCAAATGAGCATGGATAATTGCAGGATGATCTTCAGCAGCTTTCAGCCGGAACGTAAAATCTCCCCGCCGATACCAATAGGCTTTAATTTTTGAAAAATCCAATGTCCTTTGATCCGTAAAACGAAGTAGGGTTTCATCATTGCTGATCTGAACTTCTTCAATGATATCTTC
This region of Pedobacter steynii genomic DNA includes:
- the gwsG gene encoding grasp-with-spasm system ATP-grasp peptide maturase, producing the protein MILILTGSQDATTLDVIKWLRHFDQEIMVLSNEDIIEEVQISNDETLLRFTDQRTLDFSKIKAYWYRRGDFTFRLKAAEDHPAIIHAHLKRELNSITQLIHNRLLELPNLSSSLNADSNRLDVMCIAENAGLKIPSFGVFNTRRQVQDFALKHGKIVTKPIGDGISLNEDEVAYMQYTDVFEQEDIDRLPDSFLPGLFVEYIEKKYELRIFYLRGTCYTMAILSQQDTQTSVDMRHYNFQRPNRALPYRLPEEIAVKIDQLMRQLSLKTGSIDIIVSPEDEFVFLEVNPVGQFGNVSSNCNYYLERNVALHLSKLSL